Within Hydrogenoanaerobacterium saccharovorans, the genomic segment AGAGACAGCCCCGTAAGGAAGGAGGCAACAAATAATGCTTCTACCGAAGAGAGTAAAATACCGCAGAGTTCACAGAGGCAGATTGAAGGGTGTTGCTTCCAGAGGCAACACCGTAACTTACGGAGATTTCGGTCTCCAGGCAACCGAACCTGCTTGGATTACATCCAACCAGATTGAGGCTGCTCGTATCGCTATGACTCGTTACATCAAACGTGGCGGTCAAGTATGGATTAAAATTTTCCCCGACAAACCAATCACAGAAAAACCGGCTGAAACCCGAATGGGTTCTGGTAAAGGTTCGCCTGAGTACTGGGTTGCCGTGGTAAAACCCGGCAGAGTGATGTTTGAGATC encodes:
- the rplP gene encoding 50S ribosomal protein L16 — protein: MLLPKRVKYRRVHRGRLKGVASRGNTVTYGDFGLQATEPAWITSNQIEAARIAMTRYIKRGGQVWIKIFPDKPITEKPAETRMGSGKGSPEYWVAVVKPGRVMFEIGGVTEDLAREAMRLAAHKLPIKCKFVYKNKEEECEK